One Oryza brachyantha chromosome 3, ObraRS2, whole genome shotgun sequence DNA segment encodes these proteins:
- the LOC102716861 gene encoding serine/threonine-protein kinase BLUS1, which yields MAGAAAAAGGGGGGDRAAARYPLDAGSYRLLCKIGSGVSAVVYKAVCLPLGSAVVAIKAIDLERTRANLDEVWREAKAMALLSHRNVLRAHCSFTVGSHLWVVMPFMGAGSLHSILSHGFPDGLPEQCIAVVLKETLRALCYLHEQGRIHRDIKAGNILVDSDGSVKLADFGVSASIYETAPATSSAFSGPIHAPSAVVSSSCFNDMAGTPYWMAPEVIHSHVGYGIKADIWSFGITALELAHGRPPLSHLPPSKSMLMRITSRVRLEDAESSARKKKFSKAFKDMVSSCLCQEPAKRPSAEKLLRHPFFKGCRSSDYLVRNVLAAVPSVEERCKDSNQLCGCARGARCLSPCRHANSVVKNRRISGWNFNEESFELDPTEKTEPQPFFLYHDDDNDRLEHDQATSSTRGDGSNSPPSPPPRRQADNAEKRQEGEEALTAAVVPHLVTILESLEMQRTVVMQVLEGGGGGDGDGDGETAAGEEMLLGYVRQLEQRVQELSTEVEEEMARNAQLQELLHERECGNHTDSSQT from the coding sequence ATGGcgggcgctgctgctgctgctggtggtggtggcggcggtgatcGTGCGGCCGCGAGGTACCCGCTCGACGCCGGGTCGTACAGGCTGCTGTGCAAGATCGGGAGCGGGGTTAGCGCGGTGGTGTACAAGGCGGTGTGCCTGCCGCTCGGCTCGGCGGTGGTGGCCATCAAGGCGATCGACCTGGAGCGGACGCGCGCCAACCTCGACGAGGTGTGGCGCGAGGCCAAGGCCATGGCGCTGCTGTCGCACCGGAACGTGCTCCGCGCGCACTGCTCCTTCACCGTCGGCAGCCACCTGTGGGTGGTCATGCCGTTCATGGGCGCCGGCTCGCTGCACTCCATCCTGTCCCATGGCTTCCCGGATGGACTGCCGGAGCAGTGCATCGCCGTCGTGCTCAAGGAGACGCTCCGCGCGCTCTGCTACCTCCACGAGCAGGGCCGCATCCACCGGGACATCAAGGCCGGGAACATCCTCGTCGACTCCGACGGCTCCGTCAAGCTCGCCGACTTCGGCGTGTCGGCGTCCATCTACGAGaccgcgccggcgacgtcgtccgCGTTCTCCGGCCCGATCCACGCCCCGTCGGCCGTGGTCAGCTCGTCCTGCTTCAACGACATGGCCGGAACGCCGTACTGGATGGCGCCGGAGGTGATCCACTCCCACGTCGGCTACGGCATCAAGGCCGACATCTGGTCGTTCGGCATCACGGCGCTGGAGCTCGCgcacggccggccgccgctctccCACCTCCCGCCGTCCAAGTCGATGCTGATGCGGATCACCAGCCGCGTCCGCCTCGAGGACGCCGAGAGCtcggcgaggaagaagaagttCTCCAAGGCGTTCAAGGACATGGTGTCCTCGTGCCTCTGCCAGGAGCCGGCCAAGCGGCCGTCGGCGGAGAAGCTCCTCCGCCACCCCTTCTTCAAGGGCTGCCGCTCCAGCGACTACCTCGTCCGCAacgtgctcgccgccgtccccagCGTCGAGGAGAGGTGCAAGGACTCCAACCAGCTCTGCGGCTGCGCTCGCGGCGCGCGCTGCCTCTCGCCGTGCCGGCACGCAAACAGCGTCGTCAAGAACCGCCGCATCAGCGGCTGGAATTTCAACGAGGAGAGCTTCGAGCTCGATCCGACGGAGAAAACTGAGCCACAGCCATTCTTCCTGtaccacgacgacgacaacgacagGCTCGAGCACGACCAAGCTACCTCATCCACCAGAGGCGACGGAAGCAAtagcccgccgtcgccgccgccgcggcggcaagCTGACAACGCAGAGAAGCGGCAAGAGGGCGAAGAAGCCCTGACAGCGGCAGTGGTTCCCCACCTGGTGACCATCTTGGAGAGCTTGGAGATGCAGAGAACGGTGGTGATGCAGGTGCTggaaggcggcggtggaggcgacggggacggcgacggcgagacaGCGGCGGGAGAGGAGATGCTGCTTGGGTACGTGCGGCAGCTGGAGCAGAGGGTGCAGGAGCTGAGcacggaggtggaggaggagatggcgcGGAACGCCCAGCTGCAGGAGCTGCTCCACGAGAGGGAGTGTGGCAACCACACGGATTCTTCTCAAACATAA